One segment of Coffea arabica cultivar ET-39 chromosome 7c, Coffea Arabica ET-39 HiFi, whole genome shotgun sequence DNA contains the following:
- the LOC113697912 gene encoding protein STRICTOSIDINE SYNTHASE-LIKE 4-like, producing MSESSVSSSTETSIDTTTRRKSLCSFANFLVISLVLPVVLAVVVYQVDPFNPAPYPAHELTQKKPLAVPKRNAQVLKGAEKIGVGELLGPEDIAYDPKSGKLYTGCADGWIKRVRVSESAADSVVENWLNTGGRPLGLVLGLHGELIIADADKGLLNATENGEIQLLTDEADGTKFKLTDGVDISEDGIIYFTDASSKYSISEVARDSFEGRPYGRFLSYNPSTKVTQVLVRDLYFANGVAVSPDQDFVIFCETRMRRCKRYYLKGERKGSVDTFVDSLPGMPDNIRYDGEGQYWIALTMEVTYALELVQRHAFIRKIMAIAGKYLDRPAPRLLQKNGGAFAVDLEGKPTARYYDHDLALVTGVVKIENYIYFGFIIKPYLIRLNMEQNPAVIP from the exons ATGTCCGAGTCTTCCGTATCATCATCAACTGAGACTTCCATTGATACGACTACGAGAAGAAAAAGCTTATGTTCATTTGCAAATTTTCTCGTGATATCATTGGTTTTGCCAGTTGTTCTAGCGGTCGTCGTCTACCAAGTCGACCCCTTCAATCCTGCTCCTTACCCGGCCCACGAATTAACTCAGAAAAAGCCCCTCGCGGTGCCTAAACGAAACGCTCAAGTGCTTAAAGGAGCTGAGAAGATTGGAGTTGGAGAACTATTGGGACCAGAAGACATAGCTTATGACCCCAAGTCAGGTAAACTGTACACTGGTTGTGCTGATGGCTGGATCAAGCGAGTCAGGGTGAGCGAGTCAGCTGCAGACTCGGTCGTCGAGAATTGGTTAAACACTGGCGGCCGGCCTCTTGGACTGGTCCTTGGACTTCATGGTGAACTTATCATAGCTGATGCTGATAAG GGATTGTTGAACGCAACAGAAAATGGAGAAATTCAATTGCTGACGGATGAGGCTGATGGTACAAAGTTTAAACTAACGGACGGGGTAGATATTTCAGAGGATGGAATTATCTATTTTACAGATGCTTCGTCCAAGTACAGCATCTCTGAGGTTGCTAGGGATTCGTTTGAAGGTAGACCTTATGGTAGATTCTTGAGCTATAATCCATCAACTAAAGTGACTCAAGTGCTGGTGCGAGATCTGTATTTTGCTAATGGAGTAGCCGTTTCACCGGATCAAGattttgttatattttgtgAAACACGAAT GAGAAGGTGTAAAAGATATTACTTAAAGGGTGAAAGAAAAGGATCAGTGGATACATTTGTTGACAGTTTGCCTGGAATGCCCGACAACATCCGGTACGATGGAGAAGGCCAATATTGGATTGCTTTAACCATG GAAGTTACATATGCTTTGGAGCTTGTACAAAGGCACGCCTTCATCCGCAAGATCATGGCAATTGCCGGAAAGTATTTAGACCGACCTGCACCACGACTATTGCAGAAAAATGGAGGGGCTTTCGCTGTTGATTTGGAAGGGAAACCTACGGCTCGATACTATGATCATGATCTAGCACTTGTTACAGGTGTTGTTAAAATCGAAAACTATATATACTTTGGTTTTATCATAAAACCCTACCTCATTCGTCTTAATATGGAGCAAAATCCAGCAGTCATTCCCTGA
- the LOC113700107 gene encoding isovalerate--CoA ligase AAE2, producing MNQFIKKSLAGWFYHGRKRVVPYCIKRSTRGLSQLTSENLEIESSWQSMEGLVRCSANYVPLTPISFLNRSAKIFGDRTSVIYGSVRYTWAETRARCLKLASALAQLGISRGHIVATLAPNIPAMQELHFAVPMAGGVLCTLNTRHDSAMISVLLRHSEAKVIFVDYQFLEVAQGAFDLLQSSQTEPPILVVIPESDNSCPSIDTSNSHEYESLLSTGNCQFPIRWPKTEWDPISVNYTSGTTSRPKGVVYNHRGAYLNAIATFFIHGMASVPVYLWTVPMFHCNAWCLVWGLAAFGGTNVCLRRVTPKDIFDNIVLHKVTNIGGAPTVLNMIVNSAPSDRKLLPHKVDVMTGGSPPPPQILFKIEELGFRVSHLYGLTETYGPGTSCMWRPEWDSLPPDERAKRKARQGVQHLGLEEVDVKDCVTMDSVPADGKTIGEIMFRGNTVMSGYLKVVGLTLGALNAAGSSCCTLQWWFVH from the exons ATGAACCAATTCATCAAGAAATCATTGGCAGGCTGGTTCTATCACGGCCGGAAAAGAGTTGTGCCTTATTGTATTAAAAGAAGTACTCGCGGGCTAAGTCAACTGACTTCAGAGAATCTTGAAATTGAGTCATCATGGCAGTCCATGGAGGGTCTGGTTAGATGTTCTGCCAATTATGTTCCTTTGACACCAATAAGTTTTTTGAATCGATCAGCAAAGATTTTCGGAGATAGAACATCGGTCATATATGGTTCTGTCAGGTACACTTGGGCAGAGACTCGTGCAAGATGTCTGAAGTTAGCTTCTGCTTTGGCCCAGCTGGGGATTTCTAGAGGGCATATT GTTGCTACACTGGCTCCAAACATACCAGCAATGCAGGAATTGCATTTTGCAGTGCCAATGGCTGGAGGAGTTTTGTGCACGCTCAATACACGCCATGACTCAGCTATGATATCAGTCTTGTTGAGGCATTCAGAAGCCAAGGTAATCTTTGTGGACTACCAGTTTCTTGAGGTCGCTCAAGGGGCATTTGATCTTCTTCAAAGTTCCCAAACAGAGCCTCCAATTCTGGTAGTAATCCCTGAATCAGACAACTCATGTCCCTCCATTGATACCTCTAACAGTCATGAATATGAAAGTCTACTGTCAACCGGAAATTGTCAATTTCCTATCAGGTGGCCTAAAACTGAATGGGATCCCATAAGTGTAAACTATACTTCTGGCACGACTTCGCGACCCAAAGGGGTTGTTTACAACCACAGAGGTGCTTACCTAAATGCCATTGCCACATTTTTTATTCATGGCATGGCCTCAGTGCCTGTTTATCTTTGGACAGTACCAATGTTCCACTGTAATGCGTGGTGCCTGGTTTGGGGATTGGCGGCCTTTGGTGGAACTAATGTTTGCCTTAGACGTGTTACTCCAAAAGACATCTTTGACAACATAGTTCTCCATAAGGTCACAAACATAGGTGGGGCACCAACCGTCTTAAACATGATCGTCAATTCGGCACCAAGTGATCGGAAGCTACTTCCTCACAAGGTTGATGTTATGACTGGTGGTTCACCGCCACCTCCCCAGATCCTATTTAAGATTGAGGAGCTAGGCTTCAGAGTATCACACCTATATGGACTCACAGAAACTTATGGTCCAGGAACATCTTGCATGTGGAGGCCAGAGTGGGATTCTCTGCCTCCTGATGAACGAGCAAAGCGGAAAGCACGACAAGGAGTGCAGCATCTTGGTTTAGAGGAAGTTGACGTTAAGGATTGTGTCACCATGGATAGTGTGCCTGCTGATGGGAAAACAATTGGTGAAATTATGTTTAGAGGAAACACTGTGATGAGTGGATACTTGAAA GTTGTTGGTCTGACTCTTGGTGCGTTGAATGCGGCTGGTTCATCGTGTTGTACTTTGCAGTGGTGGTTTGTACATTGA